Proteins encoded by one window of Salvia splendens isolate huo1 chromosome 7, SspV2, whole genome shotgun sequence:
- the LOC121741539 gene encoding uncharacterized protein LOC121741539, with amino-acid sequence MSSPASSSISWASGISSPTSSSLSKSANFKRLPFSKFWSIGQFGSVYIHVIDLLGPIIFIIVSLDDILFPFISLQYLREFSLNIPSLFCIFSSITRSDFSLYTLIIRDFSLYIPTFFTNFILTNTLTSPITATLILNNPFSADSPSPSLSFPAPSTPSSLSVSTSLFSSSHASPSFHTPSSHVLMGGTVCVTNWGSSWADGIIGVTSEIRVPDGVLGVSFWVEMALHVTVFVRVAGRGGIFIGARLEAASSFLSSSTSRANISLAFALVPNFIINSFIICSRSDSSTDGGTVVEGIAAEIVVSVPLVPGCSVVALDDEVATASV; translated from the coding sequence ATGTCCTCCCCTGCTTCCTCTAGCATCTCCTGGGCCTCGGGGATATCATCCCCTACCTCCTCGTCGCTCTCCAAATCTGCCAACTTCAAACGCCTACCCTTCAGTAAGTTCTGGTCTATTGGACAGTTCGGGTCCGTCTACATCCATGTCATCGACCTTCTCGGTcccatcatcttcatcatcgtCTCCCTCGACGATATTCTCTTCCCTTTCATCAGCCTTCAATACCTCCGGGAATTCTCCCTCAACATACCCTCCCTTTTCTGCATTTTCAGTAGTATCACCCGTAGTGATTTTTCTCTCTACACTCTCATCATTAGGGATTTCTCCCTCTACATCCCCACTTTTTTCACCAATTTCATTCTTACCAACACCCTCACCAGTCCTATCACCGCTACCCTCATTCTCAACAACCCTTTCTCGGCAGATTCTCCATCTCCCTCACTCTCATTCCCTGCACCCTCTACTCCCTCATCCCTCTCCGTCTCCACATCACTCTTTTCGTCTTCACACGCATCCCCCTCGTTCCATACTCCTTCGTCCCATGTACTAATGGGTGGAACCGTATGCGTGACAAATTGGGGTTCGAGTTGGGCGGATGGTATTATCGGTGTAACTTCGGAGATTAGGGTTCCGGACGGAGTTTTGGGGGTCTCTTTCTGGGTTGAGATGGCTTTGCATGTAACAGTTTTTGTTAGGGTCGCAGGTCGTGGGGGAATATTTATCGGGGCTAGGCTTGAAGCGGCCTCCTCCTTCTTGAGTTCCTCTACGAGTCGAGCGAATATATCGCTAGCCTTCGCCCTGGTACCGAACTTCATCATAAATTCCTTCATTATTTGCTCTAGATCGGACTCATCAACTGATGGCGGAACTGTGGTTGAAGGTATAGCGGCGGAGATTGTCGTTTCCGTCCCCCTTGTTCCTGGTTGCTCTGTTGTGGCTTTAGACGACGAAGTTGCCACCGCCTCTGTCTGA